In Erigeron canadensis isolate Cc75 chromosome 7, C_canadensis_v1, whole genome shotgun sequence, one DNA window encodes the following:
- the LOC122609251 gene encoding uncharacterized protein LOC122609251, whose amino-acid sequence MYTRWIYHGECLDDHNVVSHDSNENDNNVSDNDIGDNLKGMLHDVEDEVVDKDYEKFQQLFSESEKELYPGCTKYTKLSGVLKLFNVKASHGWSDKSFTELLRILHDILPKGNRLPVSTYKAKKLMCPMGMKIERIDACPKDCMLYRNDYKDLDQCVTCGMSRYKKNNRTGVDGIVSNDGPPTKTLWYLPIIPRLKRLFANSKNAKLLRWHAEERKIDGKIRYVADSSQWRNIDSSFEEFGEEIRNIRFGLSSDGINPFGDMSNRHSTWPVLLCIYNLPPWLCMKRKYIMMSLLIQGPKQPGNDIDVYLAPLIDDLKTLWSIGVEVFDAYKRESFQLRALLFCTINDFPAYGNLSGYSTKGKKACPVCGDYTDSLRLKHCGKHVFVNHRRFLTKYHPYRKLDAKMFYGLWMGKTKDGINVRKDMVDLGVRPELPPVNNGKRTWLPAACYNLSKAERQSFCKCLHGVKVPSGYSICKH is encoded by the exons ATGTATACACGTTGGATATATCATGGAGAGTGTTTGGATGATCATAACGTGGTTAGTCACGATTCTAATGAAAATGATAACAATGTTTCTGACAATGATATTGGTGATAATTTAAAAGGCATGTTACATGATGTGGAGGATGAGGTTGTTGATAAGGATTATGAAAAATTTCAACAGTTATTTTCTGAATCTGAAAAAGAATTGTATCCTGGATGTACAAAATATACCAAACTTTCAGGTGTCTTGAAATTGTTTAACGTGAAAGCAAGTCATGGTTGGAGTGATAAAAGTTTCACAGAGTTACTAAGGATATTGCATGACATACTCCCAAAAGGTAATAGGCTACCGGTTTCAACATACAAAGCAAAAAAACTCATGTGTCCAATGGGAATGAAAATTGAAAGAATAGATGCGTGCCCGAAGGATTGTATGTTATATCGAAATGATTATAAAGATTTAGATCAATGTGTTACATGTGGTATGTCAcgatacaaaaaaaataatcgaACAGGGGTTGACGGTATCGTGTCGAATGATGGGCCCCCGACAAAAACATTATGGTATTTACCTATCATACCGAGATTGAAACGATTATTTGCAAACTCTAAAAATGCAAAGTTGTTGCGTTGGCATGCCGAAGAGCGTAAAATAGATGGAAAGATTAGATATGTGGCTGATTCGTCTCAGTGGAGGAATATAGATTCCAGTTTTGAAGAATTTGGTGAAGAAATTAGAAATATTCGGTTTGGTCTTAGTTCAGATGGAATTAATCCATTTGGAGACATGAGCAATCGACACAGCACTTGGCCAGtccttttatgcatttacaATCTTCCACCATGGTTATGTATGAAACGTAAATACATCATGATGTCATTGCTCATTCAAGGTCCTAAACAGCCTGGAAATGACATTGACGTGTATTTGGCTCCATTAATAGATGACTTGAAAACATTATGGAGTATAGGTGTCGAAGTTTTTGATGCGTACAAGCGAGAAAGTTTCCAACTTAGAGCTTTACTGTTTTGCACAATAAATGATTTTCCGGCATATGGTAATTTGTCAGGCTACAGTACCAAGGGGAAAAAAGCTTGTCCTGTGTGTGGAGATTACACAGATTCTTTAAGGTTGAAACATTGTGGAAAACATGTGTTCGTGAATCATCGAAGGTTTCTTACAAAATACCATCCGTACCGCAAGCTAGATGCAAAAATGTTTTATGGGCTTTGGATG GGAAAAACAAAGGATGGGATCAATGTTAGAAAGGACATGGTCGACTTGGGAGTACGACCAGAGCTCCCTCCGGTCAATAATGGAAAGCGCACATGGTTGCCAGCAGCTTGTTATAACTTGTCGAAAGCCGAGAGACAAAGTTTTTGTAAATGCTTGCATGGTGTTAAAGTTCCGTCCGGGTATTCGATCTGCAAACATTAA